A single Bacillota bacterium DNA region contains:
- a CDS encoding cysteine desulfurase — GATEADNLALLGGAAARRGWGRRILVSAVEHEAVLEPAARLAREGWQVERIPVDREGRVRLERLEEMLGEDVAVVAVMLVNNELGTVQPVDRVGALLAGRFGHLAPARRPLFHVDAVQAPGKLLLRPRAWGVTSMALSAHKLGGPKGVGALWLAREARVEPLLLGGGQERGLRSGTENTPGIVAFARVAGLAEAEREEAVPRLASWRRRLAEQLERLGGQLNGPRDASDGHRLEGAAPHILNISFPGLRGETVMHALEREGVFVSTGSACTARRPEPSHVLLAAGLERPRAEGAVRISLSPWATRAEEVDAAAEAFRRALEDLRRAGGVRR, encoded by the coding sequence CGGCGCCACCGAGGCCGACAACCTGGCGCTGCTGGGCGGGGCCGCCGCCCGGCGCGGCTGGGGGCGGCGCATCCTGGTCAGCGCCGTCGAGCACGAAGCCGTCCTGGAGCCGGCCGCCCGGCTGGCGCGGGAGGGCTGGCAGGTGGAGCGGATCCCCGTCGACCGGGAGGGGCGCGTCCGCCTCGAGCGGCTGGAGGAGATGCTGGGCGAGGACGTGGCCGTGGTCGCCGTGATGCTGGTCAACAACGAGCTGGGCACGGTCCAGCCCGTCGACCGCGTCGGCGCCCTCCTGGCCGGCCGTTTCGGCCACCTGGCGCCGGCGCGCCGCCCGCTCTTCCACGTGGACGCGGTCCAGGCGCCGGGAAAGCTCCTCCTGCGGCCGCGGGCCTGGGGGGTGACCTCCATGGCGCTCAGCGCCCACAAGCTGGGCGGCCCCAAGGGCGTGGGCGCGCTCTGGCTGGCGCGCGAGGCGCGCGTGGAGCCGCTCCTGCTGGGGGGCGGCCAGGAGCGGGGCCTGCGCTCGGGGACCGAGAACACGCCGGGCATCGTGGCCTTCGCGCGGGTGGCCGGGCTGGCGGAGGCCGAGCGCGAGGAGGCGGTGCCGCGCCTGGCTTCCTGGAGGCGGCGCCTGGCGGAGCAGCTGGAGAGGCTGGGCGGACAGCTCAACGGCCCGCGCGACGCCAGCGACGGCCACCGACTCGAGGGCGCCGCCCCCCACATCCTCAACATCAGCTTCCCCGGCCTGCGCGGGGAGACGGTGATGCACGCCCTGGAACGCGAGGGCGTCTTCGTCTCCACCGGCTCCGCCTGCACCGCCCGCCGCCCCGAGCCCAGCCACGTCCTGCTGGCCGCGGGCCTGGAGCGGCCTCGCGCCGAGGGGGCGGTGCGCATCAGCCTCTCGCCCTGGGCGACCCGGGCCGAGGAAGTGGACGCCGCCGCGGAGGCTTTCCGCCGGGCGCTGGAGGACCTCCGGCGCGCCGGGGGGGTGCGGAGGTGA
- the thiI gene encoding tRNA 4-thiouridine(8) synthase ThiI produces the protein MLLLRYGEIGLKGKNRPAFERQLRRRVEEALERAGFPALEVSWRNGRLLVAPPPAEAERTAVERALSRVFGVVSLSPVWGVPPEPERIEAAALAALEEALAAAASSGRPARTFKVEARRVDKRFPLGSLEMNARLGGFLHAAHPELGVDVHRPDVRVQVEVREREAYAFALTVPGPGGLPLGSSGRAMLLLSGGIDSPVAGWMAMRRGIEIEPVHFESFPYTSERAQEKVLELARILAGWSGGLTVHLVHFTEIQTAIYREAPAELGVILMRRAMFRLAEALARRRGALATVTGENVGQVASQTLESLAVINRVTTLPVLRPLITMDKSAIVEEARRIGTYETSILPYADCCTLFVPAHPATRPRAEEVEEAEARIDWERLLPEALEGSRTLSVRP, from the coding sequence CTGCTTCTCCTGCGCTACGGCGAGATCGGCCTCAAGGGGAAGAACCGGCCGGCCTTCGAACGCCAGCTGCGCCGCCGCGTCGAGGAGGCGCTGGAGCGCGCCGGCTTCCCCGCCCTGGAGGTCTCCTGGCGGAACGGCCGCCTGCTGGTGGCGCCGCCGCCGGCGGAGGCGGAGCGCACCGCCGTGGAGCGCGCCCTCAGCCGCGTCTTCGGCGTCGTCTCGCTCAGCCCGGTCTGGGGCGTCCCGCCGGAGCCGGAGCGGATCGAGGCCGCGGCGCTGGCGGCGCTGGAGGAGGCGCTGGCCGCGGCCGCCTCCTCGGGGCGGCCGGCGCGGACCTTCAAGGTGGAGGCGCGCCGGGTGGACAAGCGCTTCCCGCTGGGCTCGCTGGAGATGAACGCGCGCCTGGGCGGCTTCCTCCACGCGGCCCACCCCGAGCTGGGCGTGGACGTCCACAGGCCGGACGTGCGGGTGCAGGTGGAGGTGCGGGAGCGGGAGGCCTACGCCTTCGCCCTGACGGTTCCGGGGCCCGGCGGGCTGCCGCTGGGTTCCAGCGGCCGCGCCATGCTCCTTCTCTCCGGCGGCATCGACAGCCCCGTGGCCGGCTGGATGGCCATGCGCAGGGGGATCGAGATCGAGCCCGTCCACTTCGAGAGCTTCCCGTACACCAGCGAGCGCGCGCAGGAGAAGGTGCTGGAGCTGGCGCGGATCCTGGCCGGCTGGAGCGGCGGGCTGACCGTCCACCTGGTCCACTTCACCGAGATCCAGACGGCCATCTACCGCGAGGCCCCGGCGGAGCTGGGCGTCATCCTCATGCGCCGGGCCATGTTCCGCCTGGCCGAGGCACTGGCCAGGCGGCGCGGCGCGCTGGCCACGGTGACCGGGGAGAACGTGGGCCAGGTGGCCAGCCAGACGCTGGAGAGCCTGGCGGTGATCAACCGGGTGACCACGCTCCCCGTCCTCCGCCCGCTGATCACCATGGACAAGAGCGCCATCGTGGAGGAGGCGCGGCGGATCGGCACCTACGAGACGTCCATCCTGCCCTACGCCGACTGCTGCACGCTCTTCGTCCCCGCTCACCCCGCCACGCGGCCGCGGGCGGAGGAGGTGGAGGAGGCCGAGGCGCGCATCGACTGGGAGCGTCTCCTGCCCGAGGCGCTGGAGGGGAGCCGCACGCTCTCCGTGCGGCCGTAG
- a CDS encoding DUF370 domain-containing protein — protein sequence MELKLINIGFGNIISANRVIAIVSPESAPIKRMVAEARDAGRLIDATYGRRTRAVIITDSEHVVLSAIQPETVAHRMLTHEGGVEREAAASPAAEEIAEVEQES from the coding sequence GTGGAGCTCAAGCTGATCAACATCGGCTTCGGCAACATCATCTCGGCCAACCGCGTGATCGCCATCGTCAGCCCCGAGTCGGCGCCGATCAAGCGGATGGTGGCCGAAGCGCGGGACGCCGGGCGGCTCATCGACGCCACCTACGGGCGGCGGACGCGGGCGGTGATCATCACCGACAGCGAGCACGTGGTGCTCTCGGCCATCCAGCCGGAGACGGTGGCCCACCGCATGCTGACCCACGAGGGCGGAGTCGAGCGCGAGGCGGCGGCCAGCCCGGCGGCGGAGGAGATCGCGGAGGTGGAGCAGGAGTCGTGA
- the gmk gene encoding guanylate kinase translates to MVLSGPSGAGKGSVRKAWLARHPEVRFAPSVTTRAPRVGELPGVDYVFLEESAFEARRRSGELVEWARVYDHAYGTPRLPMEEWLGQGVDVVVEKDVQGAMSLKAAYPEAVFVFILPPSFEELRRRMLRRGTEGPEAREIRLASAARELSYMGEYDYAVVNDEVERAAELLEVIRQAEHCRAWRRLAGGEPLPGREPGEARSPAPSPPLGRE, encoded by the coding sequence ATGGTCCTCTCGGGCCCCAGCGGCGCGGGCAAGGGCTCGGTGCGCAAGGCCTGGCTGGCGCGCCACCCGGAGGTCCGCTTCGCGCCCTCGGTCACCACGCGCGCCCCGCGGGTGGGGGAGCTGCCGGGCGTCGACTACGTCTTCCTGGAGGAGAGCGCCTTCGAGGCCAGGCGGCGGTCGGGCGAGCTGGTGGAGTGGGCGCGCGTCTACGACCACGCGTACGGCACGCCGCGCCTCCCCATGGAGGAGTGGCTGGGCCAGGGCGTGGACGTCGTGGTGGAGAAGGACGTGCAGGGGGCGATGAGCCTGAAGGCCGCCTATCCCGAGGCGGTCTTCGTCTTCATCCTCCCGCCCTCCTTCGAGGAGCTGCGCCGGCGCATGCTCCGGCGGGGGACCGAGGGACCGGAGGCGCGGGAGATCCGGCTGGCCAGCGCGGCCCGCGAGCTGAGCTACATGGGCGAGTACGACTACGCCGTGGTCAACGACGAGGTGGAGAGGGCGGCGGAGCTGCTGGAGGTGATCCGCCAGGCCGAGCACTGCCGCGCCTGGCGGCGCCTGGCCGGCGGCGAGCCGCTGCCCGGGCGGGAGCCGGGCGAGGCGCGCTCGCCGGCGCCGTCGCCGCCGCTGGGGAGGGAGTGA
- the rpoZ gene encoding DNA-directed RNA polymerase subunit omega has product MESRLDPTLEEVLAAMPRKYAVVNVAAQRARQLLEGAAPAVAKQGSKPVVVALKEIAQSKVTYEVNGTE; this is encoded by the coding sequence ATGGAAAGCCGTCTCGACCCGACGCTGGAAGAGGTGCTGGCGGCCATGCCGCGCAAGTACGCCGTGGTCAACGTGGCCGCCCAGAGGGCGCGCCAGCTCCTGGAGGGGGCCGCGCCGGCGGTGGCCAAGCAGGGTTCGAAACCCGTGGTGGTCGCCCTGAAGGAGATCGCCCAGAGCAAGGTGACCTACGAGGTGAACGGGACCGAGTGA